GTTTACCGCACCGCCCTCGAGACGGCGATCTCCTTCGAAAGGGGCGACTGGGATTCGCTTGGCCCCCTGAAAGAGAGGCTGGGACTGGGCGAGGACGAGTTTCCCCCGATTTTTCACTCTTCAATCGAATGGGCGTCGCGAATTTTCATCGAATAGCCCGTAAAGAGCCACTTTGCGACAACTTTACATGGAAAAACACCACGCGGGTGATAGATTGCCATGTAGTCCGGGCGAGCAGCCCTCACTTGGGCCGCGCTCCCGTTTGCAGAGCTTATACACCCAGATGATGGCTATGGAGAAACAGAATAAAAAGCCGGCGGAATTTCGCGAGGACGCCGGAAGCGATTTGGCGGCGCCAACCGCCGGCGCGAGCCGGTCGGTGCTCCTCATGGACGACGAGGAGAGCATTTTACGCGTAACCGGAAGGATGCTCGAATTGCTCGGCTACGCGGTTTCCTGCGCCAGGCACGGTATGGAGGCCGTCGAACTCTTCGCCGACGCGCTGGAGAAAGGCTCCCCCTTCGACGCCGTGATCATGGACCTCACCATAAGGGGAGGCCTGGGAGGCAAGAGCACTGTCATCGCCCTGCGCCAGATAATGCCCGACGTAAGGGTCATCGTTTCGAGCGGTTACTCGAACGATCCCATTATGTCCAATTACCGCGAATACGGTTTCAGCAACATCCTTTTCAAACCGTACCGGATCGAGGACCTCGGGCATACGCTCTCGCAAACACTCGGTGCCGATGTCCCGCGTCCCTTAATAGACGTGTCTGACGCGCGCTGATCCGCCTCCCTTTTACCGCTTTATATCGAGCAGCTTCAACTCCTCGTCGGTAAAAACCTTGTCGGCGTCTATAATAATGATCAGTTTCTCATGGTCCTCGGCGATGCCGCTTATATAATCGGTTTCTATATTCACACTGAAGTGCACGGTGTCCTGAATGTTATCGCCGCGGAGGCTCACCACATCGGACACCGAATCGACAATGATGCCGATAAGCCTGGTCTTTACCTGCACCACCATGATGACGTTCATCTTGTCATAGGGCTTTTCGGGAAGGCCGAACTTCAGGCGCAGGTCGATCAGGGGTATCACCATGCCGCGGAGGTTGATGACCCCCTTCATGAATTTCATTGAATGCGGCACGTGCGTGATCTTCTGCATGCCCACTATCTCCTGGGCCTTCAGCACCTCGATCCCGTATATCGCGTCGGCCAGGCTGAAGGTTATGTACTGCATCTCCTCGACACGTTCGCTCCGTGCGCCGGTCCCGGTTGTTTGCATATGCCCTCTCCTAAAAAAATATCGTGCTTCCTTCCTCTCGCTCCGCTCCCTCGCGCATTTCGTCCAGAAACGAGAGCAGCATCATCCTCTTGTAATCGCCTTCCTCGCCGGCGTCGGCGACGCTGCGTTTAATCCATTCCGTATCGCCCCCGAAGACGGCGCGGTCCTCTTCAAAACCCGACGATGGATCCCGCAGAAGTTCCCGAACGTCCCGCACGATATCGCCCAGGGTGCGCCTTGTGATGCGCAGCAGGGCGGACCGCTCCTCCTGCTGGCCTATGAATTCGATGAAGTGGCCGCTTTTCTCCCCGATCTGTTCAAGCACCTTCCGGTAATTGCTGCGCGATTCGGCGACGCTTGCGGCGACCCTGGCGATCGATTCGATTCCCTCGCGGAGGCGCCGCTCCTCCATGTCGAAGCTTTCACGGTATTTTTCCATGTCGGCCTGCATCGCTTCCATTATTCCGCCGTGAAGGCTGTTGAGGCCGTCGACGATACGCTTGATCTCCTTGGGCAGCGAGCTCACTTCGGAGAGTGTGCCTTCCAGCGCGCTCCGCAGACGGTGGTGACGGGCGAGCTCGATGCGCGTGATCATGGTGATGATCTCGAACCGGCGGGCGACGGCACCTATCTGATCGAAGAAAAGCCCGAACCCGAATACGATTGAAAGCACGCGCCCGGCCTGATCGTAGAGTCCCCGCCTGCCGCCTATTATCTTTTCTATTTCGTCGATATAACGCTTCCTTGTTTTCTCCATGCTGTCGTAAATATCGTCCATCCCCTTGAGGCTCTGAGGGATCGTAAGGCTGTCTCCTTCGCCGCCGTAGTCCGCACCCTCAATTATCTTCCGTATACCGGAGAAACCCGCGGCCGCCTGTTCCATTATAAGATCGAGATGACGCGTGATGCTGCCGATTTTTTCGCGGATCATCACCAGGGCCATGTTCGTAAGCCGGGCGCTTCCCGCGCTCTCGCGGGCCGCGCGAAGGTAGCGGTCGTACCCCGAAGCCATCTCCTCCGTAAGGTAAATGATTTTTTCAATATCCTGCCTCAGTACGTCCTCCATGCTCAGGTGGTCGATGACGCCGCGTATCGAATCGTCCACTCCGTCCATCGAGGCGACCATCTGTATCACGTCGCCGGCCGCTTTCTCGAGCCCGCCCGCAATCCGGTTGAAAACGCTTCCGCTCTCGGCACCGAACCGTGAAAGATACTTTTCATACGCCCCGGCCTGTTCGCTCCTGGCGGCACCGAAATCGCTGAATGCGTCGTTGAGGTCTTTGATCAGCCCGGCGAACCTCGTTGATATCTCGTTCGCGTCGCGGGAGAGGTTTCCCATCTCGTACGAGATCCTCGCCAGCGCCTCTCCCTCTGCGCCGGTTTTCTTGGAGATGATCATCGTGTTCACCGAGTGAATTTCAATGGCCTCGATGATATCGATAATCTCCTCCACTCTCCGGGGTATCTCGAAGCTGCGTTCGATACCCGCCATCACATTGTCACTTATTGACTCATTTCCGCGCAGTATCTCCAGTGAGCGGGCGATTACACTTTCCATCTCCCGCTTTTGTGTGTTGACCACCTTCCGGATAAACGTATCCTCTTCGCCTTCTTCCCCGATGGCGTAAAAATATTTTATATGGGGAAACACCACCGACCTGAAATCGCGAAGCCTCAGGGCCGCGCGTATCAGGAATTCACGCGTAACGCCGAGTATGTTCTTCGCGTTGTCGCGCAGATGAAGGAACTCCGCGCTGACCGCGTCTATGATGTCACCGACCGGGCGGACACCCGCGGGAGGCCCTTCCTTAAGGTTGTTGGCGATCACGGGTGCCATCCTTTATGCCCTCATTATCGCTTCTGGAATTTTCTCGAGGGGCAGCACCTGTTCGGCCCCGCCGCGCTTTATCGCTTCTTTCGGCATGCCGAAAACCACGCAGCTCTTTTCGTCCTGGGCGATGGTATGCGCGCCCGCGTTACGCATCTCGAGCATTCCCGCCGCCCCATCGTCGCCCATGCCGGTCATGATGATGCCCAGCGTATTTGCCCCAGCGTTCTTAGCGGCCGAGCGAAACAACACGTCGACCGAGGGACGGTGGCGGCTCACCAGCGGGCCGTCGTTTACCGTCACGTAATACTCGTCGTCCCTGCGGTTTAGCAGCACGTGGTGCCCGCCCGGGGCTATAAGCGCCTGGCCCAGGCGGACCATATCGCCGTGCGCGGCCTCCTTTACCTCTATCGCGCAGATTTCATCCAGGCGCTCCGAGAAGGCCTGCGTGAACCCTTCGGGCATATGCTGTACGATCACGATACCCGGTGACTGTTTCGGAAGCGCCGTCAGCACATATTCGATGGCCTGCGTCCCGCCGGTCGAGGCCCCGATGGCCACCACGCGGTCTTTCGTGCGCGAGATGGTCCTTCCGTCCCATGGAGTCAGGACGCTGTCGGCGGTCAGCTTGGGCTTGATCTTTATGTCGGCGCCCGGCCGTACCGGCATTTTCGCAACCTTCGCCTGCGCTGCCGACTTGACCGCATCGGTCAGCATGGTTACCGAGTCGTATAGAAATTTCTTGAGCTCGAGCGACGGCTTGGAAAGCACATCCACGGCGCCGGCGGCCATGGCCTGCATGGCCGTCTTTCCGTGCGCGGTGAATATGATCACCGGCGTGGGACGCCGGGCCATTATTTCCTGCAAAAAGGTTATGCCGTCCTTGCGGGGCATCTCGACGTCGAGAATGATGACGTCCGGCCACTCCCGGTTGAAATGGTTTTCGGCGAACACCGGGTCCGACGAGGCGCCGATAACGTTTATCTCCGGGTCCGAACTCAGTATCTCGGTAAGCGCCTGTCTCAGGAGCGCCGAGTCGTCGACGATGTGGACCCTTATTCCTCCCTTTTTACCCATACGTTACCGCTCCAGAGATCGAATATTATGTTATGCGGCCGCGTTCCGCCTATCCGCGCCCTGCGAATATGGAAACCGTGCCTCTGCAGAAGCCCCTCTCCCGCCGTTACGTTCTTCGCGCCGATATCGAGCCTTCTGCCCTCGATATCGGGGAACATGTTCGCGCCTCCGAACATCTTGACATGGTACTCGCCCGGCGTTGTGCCCGCCTGGCGTATTTCCTTTAGAACAAGCTCCACGGCGTCGCTGCCATAGCGCGGGTCAAGCCCGCTCTTCGAAGGCTCATTTTTATGTGACAGGATGTAATGGCACATCCCGCCGATACGTTTTTTCGGGTGCCACAGGCAAAGAGCGACACAGGATCCCAGCACGGTCCGTATGCGGGTATAGGCATCGCTCCAGTACAACTCGCCCGGCTGAAGAAATATCTCGAGCACGTAATCGGGGGCGGGAGGCAACTTCATGGTTTTCGGTAAACCGACGGCGCCTCTTTTACGTACTTTCCCTCCGATTCGACCAGGCTCTCCGTGTGTCCGATCATAAGATACCCGCCCTGTTTTATCAACGGATAAATTCGCCCAAGCACCTCCCTTCTCGTGGCGTTATTGAAATAGATCATGACGTTTCTTAAAAACACCGCGTCGAACTGTCCGATCGGGGGAAGCGCCCTGTTGAGGTTGATGGTCCTGAAATCAATACCGCATTGAAGGGCCTTGTCGATCATAAGCCTGCCCTCCTGGGACCGCACCCCCCGCATGCAGTACTTTTTACGGAAGGCCTCGGGTATATCCTTGATGCTCTCGATCGGGTAAACGCCCCTGCTCGCCTTTCTGACGACATCGTCATTGGCGTCCGACCCGAGCACTTCCCACGGGCGCCCCGCGAGGGCATTGTCCAGCACCATCGCGATACTGTACGCCTCCTCTCCCGTGGAGCAGGCCGCGCTCCAGGCCCTGAACGTGCCGCCGTCATTGCGGGCGGGCAACACCCTCCCGGAAAGGAACGCGAAATGGTCCGCCTCCCTGAAAAAATGCGTTTCGTTGGTTGTCAGCAGGTTTAATAAAACGCGGAGCTCATCGTCGTTTCCGGTATTATGCGCCATCTCGAGATAGTCCGCGTAGTTCGAAAGCCGGTAGTGGCGCAGCCGTTTCATCAGTCTGCCGGCGACCAGCGATTTTTTCTCGTCGGACAGATGTATACCCATCTCCCGGTACAACAGGTCTCTGAAACGCGCGAACTCCGCGTTGCTCAAGGGGCGCCACCCGGGCACCGACGATTCTGAAAGAGGAATCAGTCCGTTCATCGCATCGCACCTTCTCCTGTCGCTGACGCGGCGATCATGCGCCGCCCGCCGCCCCCGACGTCGCTTTCGCCCGGACGGGAACATCTCCCTCGGCCTGTATATCCGCAATGTCGAGCACACGGTCGAGATTGAGCAATATGACAAACCTGCCGTGGGTCTTCCCTATTCCCTGTATAAACTCGGTGCGGATTTTCGCCCCGAAGCCCGGCGTCTGTTCGGTGTTTGCGGGCTTAATGTCGACCACCTCGCGCAGCGCGTCGATGAGGAGCCCCATCGGGATGCGCTCCTCCTGGTGCTCGATCTCGACCACCACTATGCACGACAGCCTTGTGATGGTGCTCTGATACCCGTAGAACCTCGCCGAGAGGTCGATGATCGGCACAACGCTGCCCCGGAGGTTCAGCACGCCGCGCACCGCCGGCGGCGCTATCGGCACGCGTGTCACCTGATCGTACTCGATGATCTCCTTTACGTTGACGATATCGACACCGTATTTCTCGCTCCCGATCAGGAAGGTCAGATACTTGCGCGCATTATCCGCCATATTCATCTCATCCATGTTTCACCTCACGCTATCGCGCCTTCTTTCTCGACGATCGACTCGATCTTCATGATCATCCTGGGGACGTCGATGATATAGGCCACCCCGCCGGTACCCATTATCGTGGATCCGCTCAGCCAGTGCATGCCGCTGAATACCTTTCCCATGGGTTTGATGACCGTCTGGAATTTTCCGACCAGCTTGTCGACCACAAGCCCCGCTTTTCTTCGCGCGTACTCAACGACTATCACGTTGCCGCGCGCCGGGGGCTCCCCCTCCTCCCTGAAAAATTCCCGAAGGCTGAGGAACGGCAGGACCGATCCGCGGAGGTTCATGAAACTTCCACCCTTCATCCCCTCGAAATCCTCCCTGACGAATTCAACGCACTCCACCACCGTGTCGAGCGGAACGACATAGGTGAGCTCCCCGACCCTGAACATGAATCCGTCGATAATCGCGATCGTAAGCGGAAGCTGTATCCTCACCGTGGTCCCCGCACCGTCCCCACTCTCCACCTCTACCACGCCCCTCAGAGACTCTATATTTCGCTTAACGACGTCCATTCCGACCCCGCGCCCTGAAATATTGGTGACATTCTCCGCGGTTGAAAATCCCGGTTTGAAAATGAGTTGCAGCATTTCGTTTTCAGACAGATGCTGCCCGGCGGTTATAAGCCCTCTCTCTACCGCCCTCGCCCTGATCCGCTCGCGGTTGAGACCGCCCCCATCGTCGCTGACCTCGATCACGATGCTTCCGGTTTCGTGGTAGGCGTGCAGGCGTATGACGCCGCGTGGCGGACGCCCCTGCGAGCGACGGACCTCGGGCGGCGCTATGCCATGGTCGATAGCGTTGCGAACGAGGTGCATGAGCGGATCGCTTATCTTCTCGGTAATGGTCTTGTCGAGCTCGGCGTCCGCTCCGCTGATCGCCAGGTCGATCTCCTTGCCCTGTTCGCGGCCGAGGTCGCGTACCACGCGCTCGAACTTGCGGAAGGTCTCGCCGATCTGCACCATCCTCATGTTCATGGCGCCCTCGCGGATCTCCTCGATCAGGCGCGACATGCGGTCCGCCGACTCCATAAGCTCGCCGTCGCCGTTCTGCGCGGCAAGCTGCTTTACGTTTTCGCCCGCGGTGACGAGCTCGCCGACGAAATTGATCAGCTGGTCGAGCCGCTCGCCGTCTATCCTCATGGAGCGCTTGTTCTTTTCCTCCATGGCGCGGTTCTGTTTCTGTTTCTCGAGCGCCGCCTCGACTACTTCCCTTGAAGCGATCTTCTGCTCCACAATTATCTCCCCGATACGGAGAGGCTCCTTCTCTTCGACCGCCGCCCCGCTCTGAATGGCCAGCACCGCGGCGAGCTCGCTTTTTGTGATGGTGCCGCTCTGCGTCAGTATCTCGCCGATGTTCATCGGATTTTCCGGAAGGTCCTGAATGAGTTTTTTATACAGATCGATGCCGCTTTTCGGCGGGATGATCCGTATCTGGCAGTCATCGCGCACAAACTCGAACGCGCTTTCGATGGTCTCCTTTGTGGTTTCCGCGTTCAGGTCTATCTCGAAACCGAGGTAGCACTGCTCCGGATCCATCAAGTCGATGGGCGGCATGCCATCGATCACCGTGACGAGGTTAACGACCTCCCCCATGCCGCGCAGATAATTAATGAAAGGGAAAGGATCCAGCCCGTTTCGGTAAACACTCCTGTTGAACCGAAGCGAGATGTGCCAGTTGACGTTCCCCTCCCGGCCGTTTCCTGCCGCCGCTTCAGCCGCTTCCTTTCGCTTCATTTCATCGACGGAAGTATCCGCCGTTTTCGCGTCGAGGGTATAGCGTCCAAGCCGTGCGATGAGAGCCGCGCCCCGTTTCTCCGTTTCCCCGTCGAGCGGGTCGTCGGCTCCCTGCTGGTGGAGATCGAGGAGCGCCGTTATGTGGTCGTGGCACGCAAGAAGCGCCGCGGAGAGCTCGACATCGAGAGCCACCTCCTTCTTTCTGACGCGGTCCAGTACGTTTTCGGCGACGTGCGTAAAGCTTTCGACCGATCTCACGCCGAACATGCCGGACGAACCCTTGATGGTGTGAACCGCCCGGAAGAGCGCGTTGACCAGCTCTTCGTCCTCCGGGGCCTTCTCGATCTCGAGGAGCAGGTACTCCATCTCGGCGAGCATCTCCCTCGATTCGGTAAAGTAGGTCTGTTTCATACTATCAAGATTCATAGCCTCCCCCCAATGCGAGTCCCAATTAAACCCGATACCGCCATGCGGCCGCCGCGCCGCATGGCCCCGGCGCGCGACGCGCTAAAACTTCTCATAGTCGTCATGCTCCACGTCGCCCTCATGCGCGGCATGGGCCTTCGCTTGAGGGGCAGCGGCCTGTTTTTTCACCGTTTTTCCCGTGTGAAGGGCCGGTCGAAGCGCCGCCCCCCTGGTTGCCTTTCGACCGTCGTCGATCTTGAAAAACTCGATGGTGTCCTGCAGCTGTTTGGACTGCGCGAAGAGCGACTCGGCGCTCGCCGCCATCTCCTCGGACGCCCCGGCGTTCTGCTGAATCACCTGGTCGAGCTGCTGTATCGCCCTGTTGATCTGCTCGGCGCCGACAAACTGCTCCTTCGACGCCGCGTTGATGTCCTGAACGAGGTCCGCCGTCTTCTGAATGTCCGGCACAAGCTTCGCGAGGAGCTCGCCCGCCCGTTCGGCCACGCGCACGCTCGTTCCCGAGATCTTGGTGATCTCCGCCGCGGCCTCCTGGCTGCGCTCGGCGAGCTTCCGTACCTCGGTCGCCACCACGGCGAAGCCCTTGCCATGCTCGCCCGCACGCGCCGCCTCTATCGTCGCGTTCAGCGCGAGTAGATTGGTCTGATATGCGATGTCCTCGATGATCGTGATCTTCGAGGCTATCTCCTGCATCGCGCGCACCGCCTCCGTCACCGCCGCTCCTCCCTCCTTCGCGTCAGAGGCCGCCTTCGTCGCAATGCCCTCCGTGGCCTGTGCGTTTTCAAGGTTCTGCCGGATGTTCGCGCTCATCTCTTCTATGCTCGATGAAACCTCCTCGGCCGCCGCGGCCTGCTCGGTCGCGCCGCTTGACATCTGCTGCGCCGTCGACTGGAACTCGTTCGAGCTCGACGCAACGCTGTCGGACGCGCCCTTGACGTCGACGACCACCCCGGTCAATGCCTCCACCATCTTGCGCAGCGCCTGCATCAGGCGGTCCCGCTCGGATCGCACCTTGACATCCACGTCGAGACTCCCTCCGGCGATCGCCTCGGACACGTCGGCGACCTCGTTCATGGAATTTCGAAGCCGGTCGAAGCGTTCATTCGCGATCGCGGCCTTTCCGGGGAATTTCCTGAGCACCGGTTCGAAATTGCCCTCGGCGTACGATTTCAGGATATCGAGCATGGCCAGAATGGCCTCTACGTGGAACTTCGTCGTACCCACGAAGCCCCCTGCCATCACGCGATAGACGCCCGAGAATTTTGAGGGATCAAGGGAGTAATCTATCTCTCCCATCTTGTGCTGATCGTCCATTTTTTTCATTTCGGCGACGAAATCGTTAAGGCTCTCGATGAGCATGTTAATGTTGTTTTTAATCTCATTGAAGTCGCCGTTGTATGAATCGGTTATCTTCGCCGGGATATCCCCCTTTGATATCCGGTCCACGTATTCGGCCGCCACGTTCAGCGGTCCGATGACCGCGTCAAGCGTCGCGTTCACCCCGATAACGATGGGCCTGAATTCGAAATTAATCTTTTCGGGATCGGCCCTGGTATCGAGCTTGCCGCCTGCGGCCGCGTCGGTCAGGCGCTTCGTTTCGGAGAGCAGGGTTAAAAGGATCCGGGCGATATTTTTATACAGGAACAGGCCGAGTCCGAGCGCTATGGCGACCGCCAGCACGCAAATCAGGAGGGTTACAATGGCCGAATTACGAGCCAGTTCGCCGTTGTTAGTCGCCCTTTCCATCGCTTCTTTCACCTTGTTTTGAAAGAGTTTTTCCAGCAGGGGTAGAAGTTTCGCGCCCTGGCCCCCCGCCTCGCCGAGCACCCGTACCGCGTCGTCTCGGTTGTTGTCCCTTACGAATCCGAGGAGCTCGTCGCGAACCTGGGCGTATTTGATGATCTCGGTCTTGAACTCGACAACAATCTCCCTGTCTCCGGCCGCAATAACGATGGACTCGTATTTCTCCAGCGCGGCCTCCCATTTTTTATCCTCCTCGGCTATGTCCGCCAGGCGCTGGCTGACGTCGCGATTGAGGAGGAATTTTTCGTAGATCGCCTCCATTACGAGTATCTCCATGGCGAGCACGTGCGCCTCCAATTTGGAAACTGATTCCAGGCCGACGACATTCTCATCATACATTGCCTGCCCCGCACTACTGATGCGCAGGATGTTGCTGATTCCGATCGCCCCGACCAGCACGGCAATCACCGTGAGCACGAGGAATCCCGAAATGATCTTCGTACCCAGTTTCATGTTTTTAAGCATCTGTCCCTCCTCGGTAAGCTTTTTATTCAGTATAAAATCGTCATTTTGTTTCCTGGTACCCCTTATGCGTTGCGGGATGCGCGATTCCCCGCGCCGCGGCGAATATTTTCGAGCGATCGGCACAGAACCGACTGCGCGCCGACCGTTATCGGTCTGTCGTGCCCGGAGTAGATGGTCTCGACCCTAAGCGCGCAGACGCGCTCCATGACCGCGGTGAATTCGGGGGTATAGGACCCCTCCGACGAGTGGATATTCACCGGAGTGTCACCGGAAAAGAGCACGCGTTCGGCTTCGCAATAAAGGAATACCGAGTCGTTGGAATGGCCGGCAATATGGATCACCTCAAATTCCGCGTCTCCCATCCTAAGCCTCTGTCCGTTCTCCAGCAGCCTGTCCACTCCGTCGACAGGTGAAAACGCGTACACAACCGGGTCGAAGCGCTCCTTGATATCCCGCAATCCCGCCCCGTGGTCGAAATGATTATGCGTGATCACGACCTGCTGGATCTTTTTTTTACCGACACCGGTCGAAACGTTTTCGATCTCGTCGACGATATACCCGTCCTGTCCGATATCCACCAGCGTGTTGACGTCGGCAAGGGTGTTCCACGACCCCAGCACCAGATAGGCGTTGCACGAATAAAGGTCCGGATTGCTTTTAAGCTGGATGACCTTCACTGTCTTCCCTCGATTTTTCTGTGTATCTGCCCGTCGGACACGACCTGCTCGAACAAATGTGCCGCTTCCTCCGGCATCTTCTGCGTTTGCTCGGTGACGAACAGACCCCCGGGCGCAAGCGCCCGATGGAACATCCGTATGACCTCCACGCGCTCGGCCGGCAGGAAATGGAGAAGTACGTTCTTGCAGATGATAAGGCTGAAGTCGTCCCCGACCGGCTCGAGTGAAAGGAGATCGTGGCGCTGGAAATTCACGCACTTTTTAGTATTCTCCTCAATCCGGAAAAAACCCGGGCGGCCATTCGGCTGGAAATATTTTTTAAAGATGTCCTCCGGTATGCGCGACAGCGGCTCCTCGGGATAGATTCCTTCGGCGATAATTTTATCAAAGCCGCCGCTCTCATCGATATCGCTGGCGATGATCGAAACATTCCTGAAGCCGAACCGGCCCATGCCCTCGGCGAGCAGGATCGCAAGCGAGTACGGCTCGGGCCCCATGGCGCATCCGGCGTCCCATATCCTCACCCTGCTCCGTCCCGAGGCGTATGGGACCAGGTGCTTGACCGCCAGCTCCAGCACGTGCATGTCCCTGAAAAAATACGTAAAAGCCATCTCCGTCGCCTATGCCTGTCTCCTCGATTTAAGCCCGTACCTGAACGCGTAATTGTTCCGTTGCGAAGCCGGGACCTTGATCTTGTCCCCGAAAAATCCGATCGCGCCGTAAAGGTCGAACACCCTGAGCACCGCGGGGCTGTGCCCGACGAGCGATAGGGACTTCCCGCTTTTAACCGCCTCGCGTTTGAGCGCCACGAATAACTGGAAACCGGCCGTGTCCATCTCGCTGACGTCCGAAAGATCGACTTCCATTGATCGCACCGATTTCAACTGTTTCAGCAGCTGTTCTTTCAACGGGGACACGGTGTAGATGCCCGCCTCTCCCTCGACGCTGACGGCGACGTGATTGTTTCTTTTTCGGCCCGCTTTTATCTTTACTTTCTCGTCCATATTCTCACGCTCCCCGTTCCGTGCTTATGCCATGAGCTTCTGTACGGCCGAAAGCAGCCGGTCGGGCGTAAAGGGCTTCACCATCCAGGCCTTGACTCCCGCATCCTTCCCTTCGGCTTTTTTGTCCTCGCCGGATTCCGTCGTCAGCATGATGACGGGCGTAAACCTGTAGGCGGCATAGGACTCGTTGTTTTTAAGCGCCTTGACGAAAGCGATCCCGTCCATCTCAGGCATGTTGACGTCGCAGATGATAAGATGGATCTTTCCGCCCGAGAGTTTGGAAAGGGCGGTCTTCCCGTTATCCGCCTCGATAACGTC
The nucleotide sequence above comes from Spirochaetota bacterium. Encoded proteins:
- a CDS encoding response regulator; its protein translation is MSKTVLIIDDSESVRQLLAFSLKESGYDVIEADNGKTALSKLSGGKIHLIICDVNMPEMDGIAFVKALKNNESYAAYRFTPVIMLTTESGEDKKAEGKDAGVKAWMVKPFTPDRLLSAVQKLMA
- a CDS encoding STAS domain-containing protein, translating into MDEKVKIKAGRKRNNHVAVSVEGEAGIYTVSPLKEQLLKQLKSVRSMEVDLSDVSEMDTAGFQLFVALKREAVKSGKSLSLVGHSPAVLRVFDLYGAIGFFGDKIKVPASQRNNYAFRYGLKSRRQA
- a CDS encoding CheR family methyltransferase; the protein is MAFTYFFRDMHVLELAVKHLVPYASGRSRVRIWDAGCAMGPEPYSLAILLAEGMGRFGFRNVSIIASDIDESGGFDKIIAEGIYPEEPLSRIPEDIFKKYFQPNGRPGFFRIEENTKKCVNFQRHDLLSLEPVGDDFSLIICKNVLLHFLPAERVEVIRMFHRALAPGGLFVTEQTQKMPEEAAHLFEQVVSDGQIHRKIEGRQ